A part of Liolophura sinensis isolate JHLJ2023 chromosome 1, CUHK_Ljap_v2, whole genome shotgun sequence genomic DNA contains:
- the LOC135479249 gene encoding histone acetyltransferase KAT8-like, whose product MEQDKDGDKANLTDGGDSIPGIGDHYLVRRSDNSWHAAEIIQIRSTEAGKPEFYVHYEGFNRRLDEWVEQDRFDLPNKLEDPQKAMKDLSITLTDLSDGTDRKITRNQKRKHDEINHVQKTYAEMDPTTAALEKEHEAITKVKYIDKVQIGRYEIDAWYFSPYPEEYGKQSKLWICEYCLKYMRLEKSYRYHQSQCFWRHPPGKEIYRKGTISVFEVDGKDAKIYCQNLCLLAKLFLDHKTLYFDVEPFLFYILTEVDRQGCHLVGYFSKEKESPDGNNVACILTLPPFQRKGYGKFLIAFSYELSKLESTVGSPEKPLSDLGKLSYRSYWSWVLLEILRDFRGTLSIKDLSQMTSITQNDIISTLQSLNMVKYWKGQHVVCVTPKLVEEHIKSAQYKRPVLTVDTSCLRWEPPRKIHITKAAKK is encoded by the exons TTCAATTCCAGGAATTGGAGATCATTATTTGGTTCGGAGGTCAGATAATTCATGGC ATGCAGCAGAAATCATTCAGATCAGAAGTACTGAGGCAGGAAAACCTGAATTCTATGTTCACTATGAAGGAT TTAATCGTCGTCTGGATGAATGGGTAGAACAGGACAGATTTGATCTACCCAATAAACTTGAAGACCCACAGAAAGCAATGAAGGACTTGTCCATAACACTGACAGATTTAAGTGACGGAACAGATAGGAAAATTACACGAAACCAGAAGAGAAAACATGATGAAATCAACCATGTTCAAAAG aCCTATGCTGAAATGGATCCCACAACAGCTGCCTTGGAAAAGGAGCATGAAGCA ATAACAAAAGTGAAGTACATTGACAAGGTACAGATTGGCAGGTATGAGATAGATGCCTGGTATTTCTCGCCTTACCCAGAGGAATATGGGAAGCAGTCTAAACTGTGGATCTGTGAATACTGTCTGAAGTATATGAGGCTGGAGAAGTCATATCGCTATCATCAG AGTCAGTGTTTTTGGCGCCACCCACCTGGCAAGGAGATATACAGAAAAGGAACAATATCAGTATTTGAAGTGGATGGTAAAGATGCAAAG ATATACTGTCAGAACTTGTGTCTACTGGCCAAACTGTTTCTGGACCACAAAACCTTGTATTTCGATGTGGAGCCCTTCCTGTTCTACATCCTCACAGAAGTAGACAGACAAGGGTGCCACCTGGTTGGCTACTTCTCCAAG GAAAAGGAATCTCCAGATGGGAATAATGTGGCTTGTATCCTCACCTTACCACCATTCCAGAGGAAGGGCTATGGAAAGTTTCTTATTGCCTTCA GTTATGAGTTGTCAAAGCTGGAGTCTACAGTAGGCTCACCAGAAAAGCCCTTGTCAGATCTGGGAAAACTCAGCTACAGGAGCTACTGGTCCTGGGTGCTGCTGGAAATATTACGAGACTTTCGTGGAACTTTGTCAATCAAGGATCTCAG CCAGATGACCAGCATTACCCAGAACGACATCATCAGCACCCTGCAGTCTCTGAACATGGTCAAGTACTGGAAGGGTCAGCATGTGGTGTGTGTCACCCCCAAACTGGTGGAGGAGCACATCAAGAGTGCCCAGTACAAGAGACCTGTCCTCACAGTGGATACCTCCTGTCTACGGTGGGAGCCGCCCAGGAAAATCCACATCACCAAAGCGGCCAAAAAGTGA